A genome region from Anaerobacillus alkaliphilus includes the following:
- a CDS encoding SDR family oxidoreductase, with the protein MNNQIVIVTGGTRGIGKGLVKLLLHEGAKTIVLAKSEQSIASLEADFAGVGDLFTYQCDISISEQVSNVIQSVFEKFGRIDCLVNNAGVGVWKPVEEMTEADWDLQMNTNLKGAFLCSQSVYKLMKENEGGQIINIASDLAYNTTERASAYCASKWGLLGLSKTMNKEGKKYGIRVCTVSPGLVQTDFGGVPAANKTTGLAVETVAEQILTVMQAGQDAGEIEVIIRP; encoded by the coding sequence ATGAATAATCAAATAGTCATTGTCACTGGTGGAACGCGAGGAATTGGAAAAGGCCTCGTAAAACTCTTATTACATGAAGGCGCTAAAACGATTGTTCTAGCAAAGAGTGAACAATCGATTGCTAGCCTCGAAGCGGATTTTGCGGGAGTTGGGGATTTATTTACATATCAATGTGATATATCCATTAGTGAGCAAGTGTCTAATGTTATTCAATCAGTCTTTGAAAAATTCGGACGTATTGATTGTTTGGTCAATAATGCAGGAGTTGGCGTTTGGAAGCCTGTAGAGGAAATGACCGAAGCTGATTGGGATTTACAAATGAATACAAACTTAAAAGGCGCATTTCTTTGTAGTCAATCGGTTTATAAGCTTATGAAAGAAAATGAGGGTGGTCAAATCATCAATATCGCTTCTGACCTAGCTTATAACACAACAGAAAGAGCATCTGCCTATTGTGCGAGTAAATGGGGTTTACTAGGACTTTCCAAAACGATGAATAAAGAAGGCAAAAAGTATGGTATTCGAGTCTGTACAGTTTCGCCGGGGTTAGTACAAACCGACTTTGGTGGTGTGCCAGCAGCGAATAAAACGACTGGGTTAGCCGTTGAAACTGTTGCCGAGCAAATTTTAACGGTAATGCAAGCTGGACAAGATGCAGGAGAAATTGAAGTAATTATTAGACCCTAA
- a CDS encoding GNAT family N-acetyltransferase — translation MLSFLEVSHEMQDELVEFLTKERWPFHGDENPTEESIRERFLKGVYTERGSKTFWITLDDKKIGLIRLFDLEDPTCLFDLRLKEANRGHGLGAEAVNWLTNYVFTNYPEITRIEGHTRQDNYAMRKTFYHCGYVKEAYHRKAWPQNGREYDSVGYAIIKDDWKNGTTTPIEDRFEY, via the coding sequence ATGTTATCGTTTTTAGAAGTTAGTCATGAAATGCAAGATGAATTAGTTGAATTTTTGACGAAAGAGAGATGGCCCTTCCATGGGGATGAAAACCCGACTGAGGAATCAATACGGGAGAGGTTTCTAAAGGGTGTTTACACAGAAAGAGGAAGTAAGACGTTTTGGATAACACTCGATGATAAAAAAATTGGCCTAATTCGTTTATTTGATTTAGAGGATCCTACTTGTTTGTTTGATCTTCGTTTGAAAGAGGCAAATCGTGGGCATGGCCTAGGAGCTGAGGCTGTAAACTGGCTAACAAATTATGTGTTTACGAACTATCCAGAGATCACGCGAATTGAAGGGCATACGAGACAAGATAATTATGCGATGAGGAAAACTTTCTATCACTGTGGCTATGTAAAGGAAGCTTACCATCGAAAGGCCTGGCCGCAGAACGGACGTGAGTATGATTCTGTTGGGTATGCAATAATTAAAGACGACTGGAAGAACGGAACGACTACGCCGATTGAAGATCGTTTTGAATATTAG
- a CDS encoding rhomboid family intramembrane serine protease: MFIRKESLKEFIIFYPVTTTIILLNTIVMLYVWIFLDGWSNQFIVYDLGGISQSKFYIGEHWRLISYSFLHLGIYHFLINLLFIGVFSPTIEKTLGTLKFFAFYLVTILLGGMFILFFTNNSGVGASGFVFGLLGFYIVQVIFRKIENTFNKKLIIQFTLSSWILTFIFSLVTQQLVTTFGHLGGFIGGVCLGVLYKKISLDKDYQIQVNTSSNGNSN, from the coding sequence ATGTTTATTCGTAAAGAAAGTCTTAAAGAGTTTATAATTTTTTATCCTGTAACTACAACTATTATTCTGTTAAATACAATTGTAATGCTATATGTATGGATTTTTCTCGATGGGTGGAGTAACCAGTTCATAGTATATGATTTGGGTGGTATTAGCCAATCTAAGTTTTACATTGGAGAACATTGGCGGCTTATTTCCTATTCATTTTTGCATTTAGGAATATATCATTTCCTCATCAATCTTTTATTTATTGGTGTATTCTCTCCAACTATTGAAAAAACACTAGGTACGCTAAAATTTTTTGCATTTTATCTTGTAACAATTCTCTTAGGTGGCATGTTTATACTATTCTTTACTAATAATTCAGGAGTAGGTGCTTCAGGTTTTGTATTTGGACTTTTGGGATTTTATATAGTCCAAGTTATTTTCCGAAAAATAGAGAATACATTCAATAAAAAATTAATTATTCAATTTACTTTATCTAGCTGGATATTAACATTTATTTTTTCTTTAGTAACTCAGCAGTTAGTTACAACCTTTGGGCATCTTGGGGGGTTTATAGGAGGAGTATGTCTTGGGGTTTTGTACAAAAAAATTAGCCTTGATAAGGATTATCAGATACAAGTGAATACATCATCGAATGGAAATAGTAATTAA
- a CDS encoding type II toxin-antitoxin system PemK/MazF family toxin, whose translation MTDDILVVAITSQLKDLDYSVVIEQRDLDEGALKVTSAVRANKVYTLSKGIIRKRFGKVVLTY comes from the coding sequence ATGACTGATGATATTCTTGTTGTTGCTATTACATCACAATTAAAGGACCTTGATTATTCTGTCGTAATTGAACAAAGAGACTTAGACGAAGGTGCCCTTAAAGTTACATCAGCAGTGAGAGCAAACAAAGTTTATACACTTTCAAAAGGAATTATCAGAAAAAGATTTGGCAAAGTAGTACTAACGTATTGA
- a CDS encoding AraC family transcriptional regulator translates to MDLLENMNAVVNYIENHLDEDINYKEVAKITHFSDHHFKRMFSFIAGITLSDYVRRRRLTLAAFDLKDSDMRVIDVAMKYGYNSPDSFSRAFQALHGVNPSIVKNSDVPLKAYPRMTFHISIKGDVEMNYKFVEKEAFTVIGKKETVASSGEDFNPKMWEHIEEIEEAVKPYDNTSFSGILNVSVTKENGDIYYYIATATTKPCPKELEILEIPSQTWAVFQATGEMPDALLTTWERVYTEWFPTSGYELAEAPEFVKGITDTLTEIWVPIKKKQ, encoded by the coding sequence ATGGATTTGCTTGAAAATATGAACGCAGTAGTAAACTATATCGAAAATCATTTGGATGAAGATATTAATTACAAAGAAGTTGCAAAGATTACACATTTTTCTGACCATCATTTTAAACGAATGTTTTCGTTTATAGCGGGGATAACCTTGTCAGACTATGTGCGTAGAAGAAGATTGACCTTAGCTGCCTTTGATTTAAAAGACAGTGATATGAGAGTGATTGATGTAGCTATGAAGTATGGTTACAATTCACCAGATTCATTTTCAAGAGCATTTCAAGCATTACATGGAGTAAATCCTAGTATAGTGAAAAATTCAGACGTTCCTTTAAAAGCGTATCCTCGGATGACCTTCCATATTTCGATTAAAGGAGATGTTGAAATGAATTACAAATTCGTTGAGAAAGAGGCTTTTACCGTAATTGGAAAAAAAGAAACAGTAGCTTCTAGTGGAGAAGATTTTAATCCAAAGATGTGGGAGCATATCGAAGAAATAGAAGAAGCTGTTAAGCCATACGATAATACTTCATTTTCAGGTATCCTAAATGTTTCAGTGACAAAAGAGAATGGAGACATTTATTACTATATTGCTACGGCTACTACTAAGCCATGTCCGAAAGAACTTGAAATTTTGGAAATTCCTTCTCAAACATGGGCAGTTTTTCAAGCAACAGGAGAAATGCCAGACGCTTTATTAACTACATGGGAGCGAGTATATACCGAGTGGTTCCCAACATCTGGTTATGAATTAGCAGAAGCTCCGGAATTTGTAAAAGGAATTACCGATACATTAACGGAAATTTGGGTTCCTATTAAGAAAAAGCAATAG